In the genome of Fulvivirga maritima, one region contains:
- a CDS encoding ketopantoate reductase family protein, with the protein MKYLIVGAGGTGGLIGGYLAKTNHDVTLVARGKHLENIKNNGLIIHSYTGETNSIKNIKAISAEELDNQPYDVIFICVKAYSLKDIASTVEKASDENTIIIPILNAMEAGNILREEIPNRKISDGCIYVTGYISAPGEITQNNQIFRIVYGFSGKEKTDFPALIQLENDLTSSDINVTYASDIYSAIFRKLCFTSAFAAVGSFHNANAKDMRENKEYNEQFKALLAELDEIKEAAHFTNDYDLIEENLKILNHLADEFTASLQKDLAAGKPDEREQLIFDIVKIADRLEVAAPNYRKIAEFFGYKEKGVAYQEH; encoded by the coding sequence ATGAAATATTTAATTGTAGGTGCTGGAGGTACCGGGGGACTGATTGGTGGTTATTTAGCAAAAACAAACCATGATGTAACACTGGTGGCCAGAGGAAAGCATCTTGAAAATATTAAAAATAACGGACTAATCATTCATAGTTATACCGGCGAAACCAACTCCATCAAAAACATTAAAGCTATTTCAGCAGAAGAGCTGGATAACCAACCTTATGACGTTATTTTCATCTGTGTAAAAGCTTACAGCCTCAAAGATATAGCTTCCACAGTAGAAAAAGCAAGTGATGAAAACACCATCATCATTCCTATACTCAATGCCATGGAAGCGGGTAACATTCTTAGAGAAGAAATTCCTAATAGAAAAATAAGTGATGGCTGTATTTATGTAACAGGATACATCTCGGCCCCAGGTGAAATCACCCAAAACAATCAGATTTTTAGAATCGTATATGGCTTTAGCGGGAAAGAAAAAACTGATTTCCCTGCCCTGATACAACTGGAAAATGACCTTACCAGCAGTGACATTAACGTTACCTACGCTTCTGATATATACAGTGCCATTTTCAGAAAACTATGCTTCACCTCTGCCTTTGCTGCAGTAGGCTCATTCCATAATGCTAACGCTAAGGATATGAGGGAAAACAAGGAGTATAATGAGCAGTTTAAAGCACTCCTGGCAGAACTAGATGAAATTAAAGAGGCAGCACATTTTACTAATGACTATGATCTGATAGAAGAAAACTTAAAGATCCTTAATCATTTGGCTGATGAATTTACAGCATCTCTGCAAAAGGACCTGGCAGCAGGCAAACCTGATGAGCGTGAGCAATTGATTTTTGATATTGTGAAAATTGCTGATCGTTTAGAAGTAGCAGCTCCAAACTACCGTAAAATAGCTGAATTTTTCGGTTACAAAGAAAAGGGAGTAGCTTACCAAGAACATTAA
- a CDS encoding DUF2911 domain-containing protein, whose product MKSKPLFTLILSLLSYCLFAQEAITPRPSPTAIITMKYEDTYVKVTYSQPHKRNRTIFGTLVPYGQVWRTGANEATEITLTGDLLINETDTLKAGTYSIFTIPSSDKWTIIINGELGQWGAYNYNPQADVLRFEVPTLNVKPGVTWEPFTMAFEQSNEKAKLAMMWDKTKVEIPITFIDNE is encoded by the coding sequence ATGAAATCAAAACCCTTATTCACACTTATCTTATCGTTACTTTCTTACTGTCTTTTTGCCCAAGAGGCCATTACCCCACGCCCCAGCCCCACGGCCATCATTACCATGAAGTATGAAGACACTTACGTAAAAGTGACCTACTCACAACCTCACAAGAGAAATAGAACAATATTCGGCACGTTAGTTCCTTACGGCCAGGTGTGGAGAACCGGAGCTAACGAAGCCACAGAAATAACCCTTACCGGAGATCTGCTTATTAACGAAACTGATACTTTGAAGGCTGGCACTTACTCCATTTTCACTATTCCTAGCTCTGATAAATGGACCATCATTATTAATGGAGAACTAGGCCAATGGGGAGCCTATAATTATAACCCGCAGGCAGATGTCCTTCGATTTGAAGTGCCCACCTTAAATGTGAAGCCGGGCGTAACCTGGGAGCCCTTTACCATGGCCTTTGAACAAAGCAATGAAAAAGCCAAACTGGCAATGATGTGGGACAAAACCAAAGTAGAGATACCTATCACTTTTATTGATAATGAATAA
- a CDS encoding deoxycytidylate deaminase, whose product MNKPEFDDIFMELAVNLAKRSHCIKRHVGAVLTKDTRIISIGYNGPPAGTHNCDLEWPEQGCPRDSKGGCSLAIHAEQNALLYAVKNKTEVKGATMYVTLAPCLACARIIYTMGVERVIFLNSYAEYKGIKSDEGVDFLVKFGVKVERYKGSIAAVTEMI is encoded by the coding sequence ATGAACAAACCAGAGTTTGACGATATATTCATGGAGTTGGCAGTGAATCTGGCCAAAAGATCGCATTGTATTAAGCGTCATGTAGGCGCAGTACTAACCAAGGATACGAGAATAATATCTATTGGTTATAATGGACCTCCGGCAGGCACGCATAATTGTGACCTGGAATGGCCTGAGCAGGGCTGCCCCAGAGATTCAAAAGGAGGCTGCTCACTAGCTATCCATGCGGAGCAAAATGCCCTTTTATATGCTGTGAAAAACAAAACGGAAGTGAAAGGAGCCACTATGTACGTAACCCTGGCGCCTTGCCTCGCGTGTGCCAGAATTATTTATACTATGGGAGTGGAGCGAGTGATTTTCCTCAACTCTTATGCTGAATATAAAGGCATTAAAAGTGATGAAGGGGTGGACTTTCTGGTGAAATTTGGTGTGAAAGTGGAGCGATACAAAGGAAGTATAGCAGCGGTTACTGAGATGATCTAA
- the murB gene encoding UDP-N-acetylmuramate dehydrogenase: protein MQFHKDISLKPYNTFGLEAKTRLYTEVNSIKELQETLKTEEAKSNPLLILGGGSNILLTQDFDGLTIKNTITGKTIVEETDDFVLIKVGAGEVWHHFVTYAIEQNWGGTENLSLIPGTVGAAPMQNIGAYGIEIKEIFESLEAVNIETGEIETFNKEQCQFGYRESVFKRNLKGKYIIAHVTFKLSKKDHQLHIEYGAIKSMLEELKIKSPTIQDVSQAVISIRQSKLPDPKEIGNSGSFFKNPTITNIDFESLKVDYPNIPGYELPDNEVKVPAGWLIEQAGWKGYTNGNIGVHKKQALVLVNYGGGNGNDIWALAQEIQASVVKKFGIELHPEVNII, encoded by the coding sequence ATGCAATTTCATAAAGATATATCCCTCAAACCTTATAACACCTTCGGGCTGGAAGCCAAAACCAGGCTTTACACTGAAGTAAATTCTATAAAAGAATTACAGGAAACCTTAAAAACAGAAGAAGCGAAGTCAAATCCATTGTTAATTTTGGGTGGTGGCAGCAATATTCTACTAACTCAGGATTTTGATGGCCTCACCATAAAAAACACGATTACTGGCAAAACTATAGTAGAAGAAACGGATGACTTTGTTCTTATAAAAGTTGGTGCTGGTGAAGTATGGCATCATTTCGTTACTTATGCTATAGAACAAAACTGGGGTGGTACAGAAAACCTATCACTGATACCCGGAACAGTAGGTGCCGCTCCTATGCAAAACATTGGCGCCTATGGCATTGAAATCAAAGAAATATTTGAGTCACTGGAAGCTGTAAATATAGAAACCGGCGAAATTGAAACCTTTAACAAAGAGCAATGTCAGTTCGGTTATAGAGAAAGTGTTTTTAAAAGGAACCTTAAAGGCAAATATATTATTGCTCATGTTACCTTCAAGCTCAGCAAAAAAGACCATCAGCTGCATATAGAATATGGTGCTATAAAAAGCATGCTGGAAGAGCTAAAGATCAAGTCACCTACTATTCAGGATGTAAGCCAGGCGGTAATTTCTATCCGACAAAGCAAACTGCCAGATCCAAAAGAGATAGGCAACAGCGGCAGCTTCTTTAAAAACCCAACCATTACCAATATAGATTTTGAAAGCCTAAAAGTAGATTACCCAAACATACCCGGGTATGAACTGCCTGATAATGAAGTAAAAGTGCCTGCAGGCTGGCTCATAGAGCAAGCGGGCTGGAAGGGATACACCAATGGCAATATTGGCGTACATAAAAAGCAGGCCCTGGTATTAGTTAACTATGGCGGAGGTAATGGTAACGACATTTGGGCCCTGGCTCAGGAAATACAAGCTTCTGTAGTGAAAAAGTTCGGTATAGAGCTGCACCCAGAAGTCAATATTATCTAA
- a CDS encoding DeoR/GlpR family DNA-binding transcription regulator gives MLKEERFQHILKELNLHHKVYLDQLSTLLEVSIDTIRRDIKELDSQGQLKAVRGGAIAHSTNPHNFMDRLDYDSEAKQLIAKKAIPLFHNGQTVIFDGGTSTLAIAHMLPDDLHITVATNSFPVVTILKDRKNIKVLFAGGQLFNEAFVTTGYDTINFFKDIRADLCFLGICSLHHEHGVTAPNYEESKVKKVMTESSLQTIALATPKKLDTAEPYFVCGVDKISTIITSNHEDQKLTAFHQLGIEVL, from the coding sequence ATGCTAAAGGAAGAGAGATTTCAGCACATTCTAAAAGAACTGAACCTGCACCACAAAGTGTATCTGGACCAGCTCAGCACTTTATTAGAAGTATCTATTGATACTATAAGGAGAGATATTAAAGAATTAGACTCTCAAGGCCAATTAAAGGCGGTACGTGGCGGTGCTATAGCCCACTCCACCAACCCGCATAACTTCATGGACCGGCTTGATTATGACTCAGAAGCCAAGCAACTAATTGCAAAAAAAGCCATTCCACTGTTTCATAACGGGCAAACGGTAATATTTGACGGAGGCACTTCTACCCTGGCCATCGCCCATATGCTGCCAGATGACCTGCACATTACAGTAGCTACCAACAGCTTTCCGGTGGTTACTATTTTAAAAGATCGCAAAAACATAAAAGTGCTTTTTGCAGGAGGCCAGCTATTTAACGAGGCCTTTGTTACCACAGGCTATGACACCATTAATTTCTTCAAAGATATTAGAGCTGACCTGTGTTTTCTTGGTATTTGCAGCCTGCATCATGAGCATGGTGTTACCGCTCCTAATTATGAAGAAAGCAAAGTAAAAAAGGTAATGACTGAATCATCTTTGCAGACTATTGCACTAGCCACTCCCAAAAAGCTGGATACGGCTGAGCCTTATTTTGTGTGTGGTGTAGATAAAATCAGCACCATTATTACCAGTAACCATGAAGATCAAAAACTAACGGCTTTTCATCAATTGGGTATTGAGGTGCTTTAA
- a CDS encoding 5' nucleotidase, NT5C type codes for MRKSIAIDMDHVLADIEQQMIKWYSDKYGVQVEAETLKGKPEQEAFPDREKLRDLLFMPGFFRTAAVIEGGIEAVKQLSEDFEVYIVSAAMEFPQSLAEKKEWLTEHFPFISWKNIVFCGDKGIIDTDFMIDDHMKNLNHCKGRGILFTANHNANIDYDVRVNNWKEACDYLYQNR; via the coding sequence ATGAGAAAGTCTATAGCGATAGATATGGATCATGTGTTGGCGGATATAGAACAGCAGATGATAAAATGGTATTCTGATAAATATGGCGTGCAGGTGGAGGCAGAAACCTTAAAAGGCAAACCTGAGCAAGAGGCGTTTCCTGACAGAGAGAAGTTGAGAGACCTACTATTTATGCCTGGTTTTTTTAGGACAGCAGCTGTCATAGAAGGAGGTATAGAAGCAGTAAAACAGTTATCAGAAGATTTTGAAGTGTACATTGTTTCTGCGGCTATGGAGTTTCCTCAGTCGTTAGCAGAAAAGAAGGAATGGCTTACCGAGCATTTTCCATTTATTAGCTGGAAGAACATTGTTTTTTGCGGTGATAAAGGTATTATTGACACCGATTTCATGATTGATGATCACATGAAGAATCTAAATCATTGTAAAGGTCGCGGTATACTTTTTACGGCGAACCATAATGCGAATATAGACTATGATGTACGGGTTAATAACTGGAAAGAAGCTTGTGATTACCTGTACCAAAACAGATAG
- a CDS encoding MFS transporter: MNNLQKSRIGIGAIFFAYGLCFASWASRIPSIQQAMELSDSALGMVLFSLPIGSLISLPLSGYLVARYGSKIVVIISGSIYVFALTGIGLAPNLFTLIPVLVSFGLVGNTLNIAINTQAVSLESKYGRNILATFHGMWSLAGFAGAAIGAYMISDSIVPKYHFMVVWALALPIFLFSFRFLLAEDAADNEPKPIFAWPEKSLLLLGVIAFCSMISEGAMFDWSGVYLKKVVQVKQDWVGLGYTAFMVAMATTRLVADKLTHHFGVNKMLKLSGLFTGIGLLIVVTYPKFIISVIGLLIVGIGVSSVVPLVYSVAGKTKQMSSSAALASVSTFGFLGFLVGPPVIGLISGASSLRVAFTILSLMGIIIGFLAQKLSK, from the coding sequence TTGAATAATCTACAAAAATCCAGGATAGGCATTGGCGCTATATTTTTTGCATATGGCTTATGCTTTGCCAGTTGGGCGTCACGTATTCCCAGCATACAGCAGGCTATGGAGCTGTCAGATTCAGCACTTGGTATGGTGCTGTTTTCTTTGCCTATAGGTTCATTAATTTCCTTGCCGCTTTCAGGGTATCTGGTTGCTCGCTATGGAAGTAAAATAGTAGTTATCATTTCAGGGAGCATCTATGTTTTTGCATTAACAGGCATAGGCTTGGCTCCTAATCTTTTTACCTTAATACCCGTGCTGGTCTCATTTGGTTTGGTGGGTAATACTCTTAATATAGCCATTAATACCCAGGCGGTGAGCCTGGAAAGCAAGTATGGTAGAAATATCCTGGCAACCTTTCATGGTATGTGGAGCTTGGCAGGGTTTGCCGGAGCCGCCATTGGAGCATATATGATATCTGACAGTATAGTGCCAAAATACCATTTTATGGTGGTGTGGGCATTGGCTTTGCCTATATTTCTTTTCAGTTTCCGGTTTTTATTAGCTGAAGATGCCGCAGATAATGAGCCTAAGCCCATTTTTGCATGGCCAGAGAAGTCTTTATTGTTACTTGGTGTAATTGCCTTTTGCTCTATGATTAGCGAAGGAGCTATGTTTGACTGGAGTGGCGTGTATTTAAAAAAAGTGGTGCAAGTGAAGCAAGATTGGGTAGGTCTGGGATACACTGCTTTTATGGTGGCTATGGCTACTACCAGACTGGTGGCTGATAAGCTTACGCATCATTTTGGAGTGAATAAAATGCTTAAGCTAAGCGGACTGTTTACAGGCATAGGGCTACTGATTGTAGTTACATATCCTAAGTTTATCATCTCTGTTATTGGTCTTTTAATAGTGGGAATAGGTGTTTCTTCCGTAGTGCCTTTGGTTTATAGTGTGGCCGGAAAAACTAAGCAGATGTCATCTAGCGCGGCATTGGCCTCAGTCTCTACTTTTGGTTTTCTGGGCTTTTTGGTAGGTCCACCAGTGATCGGCCTTATTTCCGGAGCCTCCAGCTTGAGAGTGGCTTTTACCATACTCTCATTAATGGGGATTATAATAGGTTTTTTGGCTCAAAAGCTTTCTAAATAA
- a CDS encoding Gmad2 immunoglobulin-like domain-containing protein, which produces MIKQIGIFVIVVLLILWRCTNPNKQQSDPESNVMATTIANQEEQKADNNEIEWIDYTTTKFHFTLEVPDNWKVEDTKNSRGLSVVTLFSSAYDLVAKPPFDFIEYPKITYITMHPDGGSHPEPLGSKINLQGWNKDLPVDFQLNRDSSLVYILNDGEPWAYLLKPSNPPKGWSDSGFIFVHLGVSDFSARCFDNTGKPKPISAYDMSAGDKMTYYGEVKDEEKETVQHIMNSLYFFNGRGTRQDISQLIKADWPQPNDTISSPVTVKGKARGYWYFEGSFPVLLKNEEQKVLQEKVATAKSKWMTKKWVPFEITIDYDQPNHKNGFLVLKKANASGKPENDRHLSIPVVFASQE; this is translated from the coding sequence ATGATAAAGCAAATAGGTATTTTCGTTATTGTGGTACTGCTGATTTTATGGAGATGTACTAATCCTAATAAGCAACAATCTGACCCAGAGAGCAATGTAATGGCAACAACCATTGCCAATCAGGAAGAGCAGAAGGCAGACAATAATGAAATAGAATGGATTGATTATACTACTACTAAATTTCATTTTACACTGGAAGTGCCTGACAACTGGAAGGTAGAAGACACCAAAAATAGCAGAGGTTTAAGTGTAGTGACTTTATTTAGTTCGGCCTATGATCTGGTGGCCAAGCCTCCTTTTGACTTTATTGAATATCCTAAAATCACGTACATTACTATGCACCCTGACGGAGGAAGTCATCCGGAGCCTTTGGGTAGTAAAATCAATTTGCAGGGTTGGAATAAAGATCTTCCTGTAGATTTTCAATTGAATAGAGATTCTTCTTTAGTATATATTCTTAATGATGGTGAGCCCTGGGCTTATCTGTTAAAGCCTTCTAATCCTCCGAAGGGGTGGAGTGATAGCGGCTTTATATTTGTTCATTTAGGAGTATCTGATTTTTCAGCCCGCTGTTTTGATAATACGGGAAAGCCAAAACCCATATCGGCCTATGACATGTCTGCCGGCGATAAAATGACTTATTATGGTGAAGTGAAAGATGAGGAGAAAGAAACCGTACAGCATATCATGAATTCACTTTACTTTTTTAACGGGAGAGGCACCAGGCAAGATATTAGTCAGCTCATCAAGGCGGACTGGCCTCAGCCTAATGATACGATATCCTCACCAGTAACAGTGAAAGGTAAGGCCAGAGGATATTGGTATTTTGAAGGCAGCTTCCCGGTTTTGCTCAAAAATGAAGAGCAGAAAGTACTACAGGAAAAGGTTGCTACAGCCAAGAGCAAATGGATGACTAAAAAATGGGTGCCATTTGAAATTACTATTGACTATGATCAACCTAATCATAAAAATGGATTTTTGGTGCTAAAGAAGGCTAATGCTTCTGGTAAGCCTGAAAATGACCGGCATTTATCTATTCCTGTGGTATTTGCCTCACAAGAATAG